A portion of the Candidatus Hydrogenedentota bacterium genome contains these proteins:
- a CDS encoding GNAT family N-acetyltransferase, which produces MLDVRRIQHDEGSVYREIRLRALRDAPDAFTTTYAQAIERNAGSWDETADGAANGTARAIFFILTDGKPTGLAALYLHPELPGTGELLQVWVAPEHRGSGAADALLDALFRWGTEEAGFSRVIAEVKASNTRALGFYRRYGFDHLVNIEASDPDEIVLEWIPTVES; this is translated from the coding sequence GTGTTGGACGTCCGTCGAATACAACATGACGAAGGTAGCGTCTATCGCGAGATTCGCCTTCGTGCCCTTCGCGACGCCCCAGACGCATTTACCACGACCTACGCGCAGGCCATTGAGCGTAACGCAGGTAGTTGGGATGAAACGGCAGACGGTGCTGCCAACGGCACGGCGCGGGCAATCTTTTTCATCCTGACCGATGGCAAACCGACAGGCCTGGCTGCCCTCTATCTCCATCCTGAGTTACCCGGCACCGGAGAACTCCTACAGGTCTGGGTGGCGCCCGAACATCGGGGAAGTGGCGCTGCGGATGCGCTGCTGGATGCCCTCTTTCGCTGGGGCACAGAAGAAGCCGGATTCAGTCGTGTGATCGCGGAGGTGAAAGCCAGCAACACGCGGGCGCTCGGTTTCTACCGAAGATACGGGTTTGACCATCTTGTGAATATCGAGGCTAGCGATCCTGATGAAATTGTGCTGGAATGGATCCCCACGGTCGAATCGTAG